The Deltaproteobacteria bacterium region CGCGGCGCCACCGAGATATGCATGCAGGGCGGCCTGCCGCGCGGCATGACGCCGTTCTACTACCGCGACCTGCTCCAGGCCATCCGCTCGCGCGTTCCCGGCATCCACATCCACGCCTACTCGCCCATGGAGATCACCTACGGGGTGGAGCTGACCGGCATGCCGCTGGCCGACTACCTGCGCATGCTGCGCGACGCCGGCCTCGATAGTGTGCCCGGCACGGCCGCGGAGATCCTCGACGACGAGGTGCGCATGGTGCTGTCCAAGAACAAGGTCAGCACCGAGCAGTGGAAACGGGTCATCCGCACCGCCCACGAGGTGGGCATCTTCACCACCTCCACCATGATGTACGGCCACCGGGAGAACGGCAGCCACTGGGTGAACCACATGCTGCTGCTGCGCGACATCCAGAAGGAGACCGGCGGCTTCACCGAGTTCGTGCCGCTGGGGTTCGTGCACGAGAACACCGCGCTCTTCCAGCAGGGCCTGGCGCGTCCCGGCCCCACCGAGGAGGAAGACGTCCGCGTGCACGCGCTGGCGCGGGTGCTGCTCAACGACGCCATTCCCAACGTGCAGGTTTCCTGGGTGAAGATGGGCCGGCGCATGTCGCAGTTCTGCCTGCGTTCCGGCGCCAACGATTTCGGCGGCACGCTCATGGAAGAGAGCATCTCGCGCCTGGCGGGTTCCACCGAGGGCCAGATGATCTGGCCCCACGAGTTCCGCTCGCTGATCCGCGAGATCAACCGGATACCCGCCGAACGCTCCACCGGCTACGAGATCCTGCGCACGTGGGAGGCAGAGCCCGAGGTCCTCGCGAGCGAATTCGCTCCCGCCGCCGACGCTCCGGGCCACGCGGCCGCCGGCCTGTAAGGCGACGCCGGTGTCCAGGGACCCGAGTTCCAGGACACGGGTGCTCCTCACCGGAGGTACCGGCGGCGCAAAGCTTGTCCTGGGCTTCCACGAGGAGACGGCTCCGGAGGACTTGGTGGTCGTGTGCAATACCGCCGACGACTCGGTGGTGCACGGCCTCCATGTCTCCCCCGACGTCGATACCATCGTCTACACCCTCGCCGGCCTCATCGACCCGGCCAAGGGGTGGGGCGTCCGGGACGACACCTTTACGGTGCTGGACCAGCTCCAGCGACTCGGCAACGAGACTTGGTTCCGCCTGGGCGACCGGGATATCGCCACCCACCTGACCCGCACGCGCCTCCTGTCGGAGGGGAAGCCGCTGTCGCAGGTCACCGCCGCGCTGTGCCGCGCGCTGGGGGTGCGCTCACGCGTGCTGCCCATGACCGACCAGCGCGTGGAGACGCGGTTGGCCACGCCGGATGGGGAAATCTCCTTCCAGGAATACTTCGTCAAGGCACGCTGGCAACCGGAGGTCCTGAGCCTGTGCTACCGGGGGATCGAGGAAAGCCGCCCCGCGCCGGGCATGCTCGAAGCCATCGGTGACGCCGCCTCGGTGGTGGTGTGCCCGAGCAATCCCGCCACCAGCATCGGCCCCATCCTCGCGGTGCCCGGCGTGCGCCAGGCCCTGCGCGACACGCCAGCCAGGGTGGTGGCCGTGAGTCCCATGGTTCAGGGCCGTTCCTTCAGCGGTCCCGCGCACAAGCTCATGGCGACCCTGGGTGTGGAGGCGTCCGTCACCGGGCTCGCCGAGGCATACCGGGATTTCGTGGACGTGCTGGTCATCGACACGGAAGACCGGCATCTGCGGCCCGCTGTCGAGCGGCTCGGCGTCGAAGTCCGGACCACCTCCATCCGCATGGACACGCTGGAAGACAAGAAGCGGCTGGCGCGGGAGTTGCTGACAACAACCCCCTAATCGTCATTCCCGCGGAAGCGGGAATCCAGGGGCGGTGGTGGGGCGTTACAGCGGCGTTTCCCCGCCTCCCCACCCCTGGATTCCCGCTTTCGCGGGAATGACGGACTGGTCTTGCATCGTCGGGAAGTGGAGTTTTGACACAGCCTGTTTCGCGGGAATGACGAATACGGGCCTAGATCAGGCCGGACAGCAGGGTGGCGATCCCGAGGAAGCTCAGGAAGGCGACGACATCGGTGATGGTGGTGAGGAGGATTGAGGACGACTGGGCGGGGTCTTGCCCGAGTGCCCTCAGTACGATGGGGATCAAGGCACCGGAGACGCCCGCGATGATCACCGAAAGCACCATCGACACCGCGATGATCAGACCCAGGCCGTAGGAGCCGCTCCACAGAATCACGCCCACCGCGGTGGTCAACGCGATGGCGATACCGTTCCAGAAGCCGACGATGGCCTCCTTGAGCACTACACGGCCCCACTGCGCGACGCGGATCTCTCGCAGTGTGAGGCCGCGCATGGTTACGGCAAGCGCCTGAGCGCCGGTGTTTCCCGACTGCCCCGCGACCACCGGGAGCAGCACGGCCAGCGCGGTGAACTGGGCGATGGTATTCTCGAACAGCCCCACCACCGCGGCTGCGATGAAAGCGGTAAGCAGATTGACGTGCAGCCAGGGCAATCGCCGGCGCACGGCGAACGAGACCGTTGACGTGGCTCGTTCATCCTTGCTCACCCCCACCATGGTCTGTATGCCGAGGCTTGCCCGTTCCCTCTCCGCCTCCACCCTCGCTGCGTGGCGGATGACGCCTGTCAGCCGGCCGTCAAGGTCGACCACCGCAAGATCGGACAGGCGGTGCTCGTCCATCTTCTCCGCGACTTCCTCTCCGGTGGCCATGGGATCGACCACGGCATCCACATCCCGAACCAGATCACCGACGCGCTCCTCGGGTTCAGCCAACGCAAGGTCCTGAATGTCCACCCAGCCTGCCAGCCGGTTGTCGGAGTCCACGACGAAGAAACCCGAGCGCCCGGGCCGGCGGTCGCGCCGCAGCCGCCGGAGCACCTCGGCCACGGTGCTGCTTTGCCGGAGAAGCCGCGCCCGGGAGTCCATCAGGGCGCCGGCACGGTCCGGCGGATAGAGCATCGCGGACCGCACCTCCTTCGCGTCGCCCTCGTCGATCAACCCGAGCAGGTGCTCACGCGCGTCCTCATCGAGCGACGTCAGGAGGTGCGCCAAGCGAACCGGATCGAGTCCTTGCATGGTCTCGACCACGATCGATTCGGGCAGGGCGGTCAGCAGCTTCCGGGCGATGTCGGGAGACAGACGCTCCCACACCGGAAGCATGACCGCCACCGGCTGACGGGTGAAGATCTCCACCTGCTCCGAGGTCTCCAACGACTCCAGCGGAACGGTCGAAGCTCCCGGGTGGTTCGACAAGAACTCGGCCTCAAGCCGTTGATCGGCCTCGGAAACGGTCCCGGTCATGATCCTGGTTCCGGTGGGAGGGGCTCAGCTCCGTCGCTTTTCCGCCGGCGCCTCAATGAGAAGGCCGGACGCGGTGCGCCAGCATATGTCCGCGAGATCCAGGGCCAGTTGGGCCAGGTCCTCTCCCCCGGCCGGTGGTCCCTGTTCCGCCAGCGCGCCGAACAGGGTCATCCGCCGAACGATCCCCAGAAAGACTCCCCGGTGGTCGACCACGGGCAAGACCGCGAACCGCTCCCACGCGGGCAAGAGGCTTGCCTGGCGCAGGCTCGTGCGCGCCCGCAACGCCACCGGCTCCTTGTGCAGGAGGCCGGCGACCCGGCGATCGTCATCCTGGAGCCAGCACTGGCGCACGTCCGCGACGCCCACGAGGTGCTGTGCTTCGTCCAGCACGTAAACGTACTTGCGCAGCGACTCGGGGGCGCTCCGTGCAATCTCGGCCACTTCTCCGATGCGGGTGTCCGGCCTCGCCGTCACCACTCGCGCGTCAACGAGGGAGCCGACGGTCCCCACCGGAAAGCGCAGCACCAGCCGCAGCGGCAGAGATGCCCTGGCCGGCAGGGCGTTCAACAACGCGCCTCGGACGGTCCCGTCCAGGCGCAGCAACAGTGCCCCCGCCAACTCCACGGGAAGACACTCCGCCAGCGCCGCCGCCGCATCCGGCGCAAGACGCGCGAGTCCCGCGGCGGCGGCGTGCGGCGTCATGGCCCGCAGCAATCCCGCACCCACGGGAGCCGGCAGAGTCGCGAGAATCTCTCCGATGACCTCGGGGGCACACTCGTCCAGGATGTGGGCCGCGTCGGACGGATGGTCCTCGACGAACCGGGATGCCATTGGACCGAGCATGGTCCGCTCAACCCTCCCTCTCCTTGAGCACCGAGGCTTGTTCGTTGAACAGCCGGGCGGGCACCATGGTCCGTCCCTGCTCGGTATCGAGAATCACGGCCGAGCGGGTGATCTCCAGGATCTCGCCCTCGAAGGACGCCACCGCCACTCGCTGCCCCACGCGATAGTTCCGGCGTACGTAGTGGGCCGCGATGAGATTGCCGGTGGTGCCTCCCGCCCCGATCCCGAACGCAACGGCCGCTCCACCCAGCAGTGCCGCCGTTGCAATCGTGACCACGTTCACCAGCAGGGTCAGGTCGATGCCGAGCTGGCTCACCACGATGATGCCGGCGAACGTGAGGGCGACCACTCTTGCCATGCGCCCGAGAAGGCCGGCGTTTTCAAGTCCGGCGGAACGCGCTGAAGCGGTGACCACGGCGGCTACCGGACCGCTCGCCATGTACAGCGCCAACGCCACAGCGGCCCACACCAGCAGCAGGGGCAGGTAAGCCAGGACCTCGGCGAAGATGCGGGCCACCCCCGGCAGGCCCAGTGACCTGGAAACCGCCGCCAGGAAGAAAAGGATCACCAGCCAGTAGACGGTGCACGCAACGATCCTGGAGATTGGCCACCGGAGGTCGAAGTGGGGTTGGCCGACGCGATCGCGCACCGCGTGGAACACACGGTCGATGCCCGTGCCAAAGCGGGCGATCAGCGCCCGCAGCACGACGGCGACGAGCCAGCCGCCGAAGAGGAGCAGCACGGCGCCGACGACGCCCGGCACGAGGGCCGCCGCCGCTTCCACCATCTCCCGGTACGTGTCGTTCAGGGCCCCGAGCCAGATCTCGTAGGTTGCTTCCCAGCTCCACCCGTTCGCTTCCTGTTGCATTCGTTGTCCCGAGAGTCCTCTGCCGGCGAACCGGCCGAATGGAAGCCATGTTCCAGCGACGGCATTTGGGCAACATGGCCCCGGTGTCACCCGGCCGATACCGCGCGGAGCTGCCGAGCGTCGACCGGTTACAAGGTAGGGTGTGCCAAAACCCTTGTCAAATCACGATGATTCTCGCGGAACGGTCTTGCGGCGAGGGATGACGACGGTCAACCGCTACGCGCGGTAGTGGGTGACGTCCAAACCGTTGTTTCGTCCGAACGACCGCTTCGGGGTTGGGCAGGTTTCAAAATTGGCCGGGCAGGTGCTAAGCACTTCCATGATGAAGTTTGGCGCGCTCATTCCGGTCAAGGGGTTTCACGGGGCCAAGCAGCGGCTCTCCTCACGGCTCAGCCCGCGCGAACGTTCGGACCTGATGAAGGCCATGGTGCACGACGTGCTGACGGAGGTGACCCGTGCCCACGGCATTCACAGGACCTGGGTCGTCACCGGCTCGGACGAGGTGGCGCGCTGGGTTTCCGCCTTCAACGTGACGGTGATCCGGGAACAGGATGAGACCGGCGAGACCGACGCGGTCCACTACGGCCTTGACGTCATGAAGCAGGCGGGCATCGACGCTGCCTTGGTTGTGCCGGGCGATATCCCGCTGCTGCGCGCCGGCGACGTGGAGTCCGTGCTCCGTGCCGCGCCCGAAAGCCCTGTCTCGCCCTTCGCGATCCTGGTCCCCTCGCACGACCGCATGGGAACCAACGCACTGCTGCTGGCGCCTCCCGATGTCCTTCGGCTCCGTTTCGGCTACGACAGCTTCCGCTACCATCTGAGCGAAGCGGACGCCCGCGGGGCGTCCGTCAAGGTCATCGAGAACTCGCGGATCGCACTGGACATCGACGAGCCCGCCGATCTGCAGAAGCTCATCCCCCGCCTGGAGC contains the following coding sequences:
- the cofH gene encoding 5-amino-6-(D-ribitylamino)uracil--L-tyrosine 4-hydroxyphenyl transferase CofH, whose product is MSHIEAMFDYDDGAERLYELLPRIETRVARILEDALAGHEVTREEGLILSEVSGDELAALSVTADLMRQAKVGDRVTYVVCRNINFTNVCYVGCKFCAFHTGPNKPGSWDHSLEDVADKAEEAWNRGATEICMQGGLPRGMTPFYYRDLLQAIRSRVPGIHIHAYSPMEITYGVELTGMPLADYLRMLRDAGLDSVPGTAAEILDDEVRMVLSKNKVSTEQWKRVIRTAHEVGIFTTSTMMYGHRENGSHWVNHMLLLRDIQKETGGFTEFVPLGFVHENTALFQQGLARPGPTEEEDVRVHALARVLLNDAIPNVQVSWVKMGRRMSQFCLRSGANDFGGTLMEESISRLAGSTEGQMIWPHEFRSLIREINRIPAERSTGYEILRTWEAEPEVLASEFAPAADAPGHAAAGL
- the cofD gene encoding 2-phospho-L-lactate transferase; translation: MSRDPSSRTRVLLTGGTGGAKLVLGFHEETAPEDLVVVCNTADDSVVHGLHVSPDVDTIVYTLAGLIDPAKGWGVRDDTFTVLDQLQRLGNETWFRLGDRDIATHLTRTRLLSEGKPLSQVTAALCRALGVRSRVLPMTDQRVETRLATPDGEISFQEYFVKARWQPEVLSLCYRGIEESRPAPGMLEAIGDAASVVVCPSNPATSIGPILAVPGVRQALRDTPARVVAVSPMVQGRSFSGPAHKLMATLGVEASVTGLAEAYRDFVDVLVIDTEDRHLRPAVERLGVEVRTTSIRMDTLEDKKRLARELLTTTP
- the mgtE gene encoding magnesium transporter gives rise to the protein MTGTVSEADQRLEAEFLSNHPGASTVPLESLETSEQVEIFTRQPVAVMLPVWERLSPDIARKLLTALPESIVVETMQGLDPVRLAHLLTSLDEDAREHLLGLIDEGDAKEVRSAMLYPPDRAGALMDSRARLLRQSSTVAEVLRRLRRDRRPGRSGFFVVDSDNRLAGWVDIQDLALAEPEERVGDLVRDVDAVVDPMATGEEVAEKMDEHRLSDLAVVDLDGRLTGVIRHAARVEAERERASLGIQTMVGVSKDERATSTVSFAVRRRLPWLHVNLLTAFIAAAVVGLFENTIAQFTALAVLLPVVAGQSGNTGAQALAVTMRGLTLREIRVAQWGRVVLKEAIVGFWNGIAIALTTAVGVILWSGSYGLGLIIAVSMVLSVIIAGVSGALIPIVLRALGQDPAQSSSILLTTITDVVAFLSFLGIATLLSGLI
- a CDS encoding mechanosensitive ion channel, which codes for MQQEANGWSWEATYEIWLGALNDTYREMVEAAAALVPGVVGAVLLLFGGWLVAVVLRALIARFGTGIDRVFHAVRDRVGQPHFDLRWPISRIVACTVYWLVILFFLAAVSRSLGLPGVARIFAEVLAYLPLLLVWAAVALALYMASGPVAAVVTASARSAGLENAGLLGRMARVVALTFAGIIVVSQLGIDLTLLVNVVTIATAALLGGAAVAFGIGAGGTTGNLIAAHYVRRNYRVGQRVAVASFEGEILEITRSAVILDTEQGRTMVPARLFNEQASVLKEREG
- the cofC gene encoding 2-phospho-L-lactate guanylyltransferase, coding for MMKFGALIPVKGFHGAKQRLSSRLSPRERSDLMKAMVHDVLTEVTRAHGIHRTWVVTGSDEVARWVSAFNVTVIREQDETGETDAVHYGLDVMKQAGIDAALVVPGDIPLLRAGDVESVLRAAPESPVSPFAILVPSHDRMGTNALLLAPPDVLRLRFGYDSFRYHLSEADARGASVKVIENSRIALDIDEPADLQKLIPRLEHGRTHDRLAAMRDNGSGFFARAS